The Petrotoga olearia DSM 13574 genome contains the following window.
TAATTTTGTATTTCAGGTCAACCTTTTGGGTTTGAGGTATATCCATTTCCGCTTTAACGTTTCTTATACCTTTTACTAACTCCATAACCTTTGAGAATATTTTTTCCGCTTTAGGATAAATATTATCCTCGTTTGGCTCTGGCCACTTAGCTTTTACCAATAATTGTGAATCTTTTTCTATAGGCAATTTTTGCCATAGTTCTTCTGATATATAAGGCATAAAAGGGTGCAATAAACGTAATGAAGAATCCAAGACTTGTAAGATAACGTTTTGAACTATCAATTTATCCTTACCACTTGAATTTAACCTGTTTTTTGATGCTTCTATATACCAATCGCATAATTCATTCCAGAAAAAATCATACAGTTTTCTTGCAGCTTGGTCGTAGTTGTAACCTTCTAAATCTTTAGTAATTTCCATTACTGTAGAATTCAATCTAGTTAAAATCCATTTGTCTTCAATTTTTAAATCTTCGTCCTTAAGTACGGTTTTTTCATAGTCTTCCATATTTAAAAGTACAAATCTAGCAGCGTTCCATATTTTATTTGCAAACTTTCTGTAAGCATCAAAGGACCCAACATCTAATTTAATATCTCTTCCTTGAGCAGCTAAGACTGATAAAGTAAATCTAACAGGATCCGTTCCGTATTCGTTAATTACTTCGAGGGGATCTACACCGTTACCTAACGATTTAGACATCTTTCTTCCATATTTGTCTCTTACCAATTGATGCAAGTAAACATCATGAAAGGGCTTCTCACCCATGAATTTTTCTCCCATCATTATCATTCTTGCAACCCAAAAAAAGATTATATCAAATCCAGTTACTAACAAATCGGTTGGATAATATTTTTTCAGATCTTCCGTTTCTTCGGGCCATCCCATGGTAGAAAAGGGCCAAAGAGCAGAAGAAAACCAGGTATCTAATACATCTTCATCTTGTTTTAGATCCGTAGATCCGCATTTTTCACATGTTTTAACGTCTTCCTCGGATACGTTCACATGTCCACAGTTTTGGCAATACCACACAGGTATTCTATGCCCCCACCAAAGTTGCCTTGATATACACCAATCTCTTATTTCATACATCCAGTTAAGATAAACTTTTTTCCATCTTTCAGGGTAAAATTTTATTTCATCATTTTCCACTACTTGTATTGCTTTTTCTGCCAAAGGTTTCATCTTTACAAACCATTGATCCATTAGGAGAGGTTCTATAACGGTACCACATCTGTAACAATGTCCGACTGAATGAGTATAATCCTCCTCTTTTTCTAAAAATCCATTTTTTTTCAAGTCTTCAACGATTCTTTCCCTAGCTATATATCTATCTAATCCAGCGTACTTACCACCGTTTTGGTTTATCTTTGCGCTTTCATCTATAATTTGTATTCTTTCCAAGTTGTGTCTTAAACCAATTTGATAATCATTTGGATCATGGGCAGGTGTAACCTTGACAACGCCTGTACCAAAGTTTGGGTCTACGTACGGGTCTGCAATGATTTTCAATTTCCTACCGACATTTGGTAAAATGGATGTTTTTCCAACTAAATTTTTATACCTTTCATCGGAAGGATTAACAGCAAGTGCTGTATCTCCTAGCATAGTTTCAGGTCTAGTGGTAGCAACAGTTACATAGTTTTGAGTATTTTCAAGAGGATATTTTATATACCAAAGTTTGCCTTTTTCTTCGCTGTGTTCAACCTCGTCATCTGCTAGAACGGTTCCACAAGAAGGACACCAGTTCACTATATACTTTCCTTTGTATATTAAACCTTCGTTGTACAGCGAAACAAAGACCTTTTTTACAGCTTGGTTGAGCCCTTCATCTAAAGTAAATCTTTCTCTGCTCCAATCTACAGAGGCGGCCAATGCTTTTATCTGTTCACGTATATGATTACGATATTTGTTTGCCCAATCCCAAGTAATCTTTAAGAATTCTTCTCTAGTATAATCTTCTTTTCTTTTACCTTCTTCTTTTAAAAGGTACTGTTCAACAACGTGTTGTGTTGCTATGCCTGCATGATCTTCTCCTGGTATCCAAACTGTTTCTTTACCTTTCATTCTATTATATCTTACGGAAATATCCTGAAGAACAATATTCAAAGCATGGCCAATGTGTATTTTTCCGGTAATATTTGGAGGAGGAATGACTATACTGAACTTACCATTTCCTTCTATAGGCTCAAAGGAGTGGGATTCTTCCCAAATTTTATACCATTTATTTTCAAGTTCGTGTGGCATATATCTTTTTCCAATATCCATTAAGGCAACCTCCTAAATTTATGATGAAAGGTGTAAATCTGATTTTTTATTCTCTAATTTATTAAGTAAAAGATTAGGTTTATTCCTTATCTTCTTTAGCGTCATTTAGAATTTCTTGGTTCTCATCTTCTCTTTCTACATCAACTGGAGAAGGAAGTTCACTTTTTTTGATTTTCTTTCTGTTCCTTTTGAACAAATCAAAAGGAAGATTGATTTCTCTTCTTTTGAACAAAGCTGCCTCAGGTGAGAATATCCCTTTATACCTGATGGGCTTTTCCATTGCCTCAACTTCTGTCAAAAGAATAACGGATATGATCCTTATTATGAACCCTATAATGAAAATCAACTGAATCCCATGATAAGGATCCCCCATAAAATGAATCTCTACATTTTTTAGATTATTTGCTAAGAATCCCCCACTCAATGACCCTACAATAGCTGCACTCCCTGCGATGAAAGAGTTGGCTGCGATATAATTTTCGGATGGTTCTTTAGATATTTCTAAGAGTAGGTTAAAAATAGCTAAATTGATCGCTGACCAAGCGAAGGCGGAAAATATCGCATTTAAGAATAAAATACTCCTATAATTAGAGGCATTCATTAAAAAGTACATCATTGGGCTGAAAGTTGATAACAAAATCCCCAAACTTAGAACGTTTTTACTACCGAACCTGTCCGCCACCGCTCCATAAAGTAAATACAAAAAAATAGAGATAACGCTTGTTAATATTCCCATATTTCCAAGAAATTGATAATTTATATTCAAAATTGCAACTTCATAATAAGAAAAGTAAGGTCTTGCAAATTCTATGGCAAAACTCCAAACAAACATAAAAACCAAGAAATTTCTAAAGTTTCTATCCTTAAACGGTACAAAAATGTTTAAATTAAAAGATGAGATTTTTTCACTTTCTTCAGGAAACTCATGTTTCATCAGCAACACAGCTGAAAGAATAGAAAAAAATGCCATAAAACTTGTAACCAGCAACAACCCTGTTTTAAAATTAGGAAATTCTAAAAACAAAGAATAAAGATACAGCATAATTATACCAGTTATGGAGGAAAATATATTTCGAAGTCCGAAATATTTACCTCTTTGTTCAAAAGGAACAACGCTTTTAATCAAAACTGTCCAAGTGTTGCCTACAAATGTTCCGAAAAAAGAAAATAAAAGGATAATAATTAATATAATATACTCAGACCTCACTTCAAAGAAGATGAAGACAGGCAATAAAACAAATAAAGTTCTCGATATAAACGCGTTTATTACCAGGCTTTTCTTTTTGGAACCAATGATCTGGTTTATTCGTGAAGAAAAAATCTGAAACATCTGTGCTATAATAGGAAAAGAGGTCATAATTGATATAAAAAGAGGAGATGCGTTAAAGTATAGAGCAAGAGTTGTGAAAATAAACCCTTGTGTGCCAATAAAAAAAGCGTTGTATGAACCTGCTTCGAAGATAGACAAAACCCTTGTTTTTGCATATTTTGTCATATTTATTTTTCTCCTTAACCCTATATATTATTTTGTTGTTAAAATCTATTCGTTTGAAAATATATTATAATCCACCAATGAAAAATAAAGTTTACTTTATAATTTAATAATTGTTATTTTTGTTTTTGATAGAAATTCACCACGAATCGTTTTAAAATTTAAGAGGTGATAATAATGAGTAAACATCATCCATATGTAATTTGGGCAAGAAAAGTGATAGAAACATATGTAAAAGAAAAGAGAAAAATAGATTTTGATGAAACCCTTCCAAAAGATTTGTTTAACAAAAAAAGAGGTTGTTTTGTGAGCCTTCACAAAACCTCTGGAGAACTAAGAGGTTGCATTGGTACCATTGTACCCGTTTACGATAATTTAATCCTGGAGATAAGAGAAAATGCAATTGCTGCTGCTACAAGCGATCCACGGTTTCCTCCCCTTTCCCCAAAAGAATTAGACGATTTAGTAATTTCGGTTGATGTTCTATCAGATTTAGAAAAAGTTGATGACATTAATGAGTTGGATCCTAAAACCTTCGGAATAGTTGTTAAAAGCGGTTACAAAAAAGGAGTTCTCCTACCCGATCTAGAAGGAGTTGATACCGTAGAAGAACAACTGAGAATAGTCAAATTAAAAGTCGGTATTTATAAAGACGAACCAATAGAAATATATAAATTCACTGTGGAGAGGTTTTTTTAAAATAATAGAGGTGAAGTAAATGAAAATCAATTCCTTGTTTTATGAGGAATTTAAAGAAGATATTTTGAAATGCACCTTATGTCCTCACCAATGTATATTATATCCTGGCAAAATAGGTATATGCAGTGTTAGACAAAATATAAAAGGCGAGATGTATTCATTAAATTATAATGACGTTACCAGTATAGCTCTAGATCCAATGGAAAAAAAGCCACTTTTTCATTTCCATCCCGGCGAAAAAATTCTTTCCCTGGGAACTTGGGGTTGCAATTTAAAATGTTCCTTTTGTCAAAACTACGAAATCGCCCAACTAAAACCTCCATATCAAAAAAAAATATATCCCAACGCTATCCCATCTTTGATGGAAAATTACGACGTTCAGGGTGTTGCATATACATATTCAGAACCTATAGTTTGGTATGAATTTGTTTTGGATTCATCAAGGGAAGTTAAATATGCTAATCCTGACAACTACAATGTTTTAGTAACAAACGGATTCATAAACGAAAAACCTTTGAGACTTATGCTACAATATATTGATGCGATGAATATAGATTTAAAAGTATACAGCGATAAGAATTATATAAAAATATTAAAGGGAGGACTCGAACCAGTTAAAAGAACTATAAAAATCGCCCATGAAGAAGGTATTCACACCGAAGTGACAACTTTGATAGTTCCCAAAGTAAACGATAATTTGGACGAACTAGAAGAAGAGTTTTCTTGGTTAGCAAACATTTCCAAAGATATTCCCCTTCATTTATCACGATATTTTCCTGCATTTGAATATAACGAACCACCAACAGATATCAACTTTTTAGAAAAAGCCTATGAACTCGCCAAAAAATATCTCAATTTTGTATATCTTGGTAACATTTTGTCTTCCGCGCACGAAGATACTTATTGCCCAGATTGTGGGACACTCATTATTCAAAGAAAAGGATACGACATAAAAATTGAAAATTTGAATGAAAACGGAGAGTGTAAAAATTGCGACAAAAAAATATGCATAGTTTAAGAGTTTATCTGTATATAATTGCACTTGGTGTAGGTATATTTTTATTATCTTTGTTGTTATTTTCTAAACCCACCCCGGTTTACGAAGAAAAAGAGGTTCCTGTACTTGGCACAATTGTAAGAGTAAAAGTTGCAGGTGATAAAGTATCTTCAAATGTGTTGTTGAACACAGCTGAACAAGAGTTGTATAGAATACATAATAAATTCAGCCCCAATGTTGAAAGTAGCGTAGTCCATAAATTGAATACTGATGGAAGGGTTGAAGTCGATGAAGAGGCGTTATTTTTATTTCAAGCTGCCTACAATTATGCGGTAATAACTGGTGGAGCTTTTGATCCTACTGTAAGACCGTTGCTCAAATTGTGGGGATTTGATGACATAAATTCTCAAAAAAAAGTTCCAACTCAAGAAGAGATCAACAAAGCATTAGAAAACGTTGATTATAGATTCATAAAAGTTGATGAAAAAAATAGAGAAATCTCTTTACTAAAAGACGGTGTAGAAGTGGACTTAGGAGGAATAGCCAAGGGATATGCAATTGATTTAGTGATCCAAAAGATTAAGGGGATAGATCCTGAAGCTACAGGCTTTGTCGATGCTGGGGGAGATATTGGAATAATAGGTCCGAAGTTTGGAGAACTTCCATGGGTTATAGGAATAAGGGATCCTTTTTCACAAGATGCCTTAAAATCCATAGATACAATTTATTTGACAAGCGGTGCAGTGGTGACGTCCGGGGACTACGAAAGATTTTTTACCGAAGACGGTAAAAAATATCATCATATTATAGACCCAGAAGATGGATACCCAGCAAGAAATGCATCCAGTGTAACCGTGATAGCAGAAAAAGCAATGATAGCTGATGTCTTTTCTACCGCTCTTTTTGTTTTAGGATACGATAACCCTGCCTTGGATTATTTCACAGATTTCGGCATTCAAGCTTTTGTTATATCTCCAGCTGGAGAAAGCGTCCAAACCAAAGGATTTGATTATTTTCGAGAGAAAATGTGATACTTGATGAAATTTACTAAAAAGAATGATCTATACCTTCTTATAGTTGTAATATTATTAGTTTTAGTGATGATTTTTATGAATGCGTCCCCAAATCAGGGAATAATCGGCGCAGAAGTTCACTTAAAAGGAGATCAAATTTTACAAATAACAAAAGAAGGCACTTACAGTGTAATAAACGATGAAGGTGAGTTATTGATGAACGTAGAATACGTAGATCAAAGAATTAGAGTAACCGATTCATCATGCCCATTGAAAGTCTGTGAAAATACCGGATGGGTGGAAAACCCTAATCAACCAATTATTTGCATTCCAAATGAAATAATCGTAAAACCATTAGGCACACAAAATGGTGAGGGGATCGACATCTATACATGGTAAAAAGAACAAAAACAATATCCCACATAGCGATTTTAACGGCGTTGGCCTCAGCAATTTACTATGTTGAATCCTTTTTACCCATGCCTGTTTCTGTTCCAGGAGCGAGATGGGGATTTTCGAACTTCCCTTTGTTGTTGTCTGTAGTAAGTGGAATTAGCGTTACTAATACTTTGTACATAGCCCTTTTAAAAACGTTGCTTGGTTCAATACTAAGTGGAAGATTTCTATCTCCGATGTTTTGGATGGGATTAGGCGGCTCACTTGCCAGTGCTTTATCTATGTCCTTGTTCTTCAAATTTACTAATAAATTTGGTATCTTAGGGATTAGTGAAATAGGAGCCTTTTTTAGCAACGCTGTACAATTAATTATCGCCAGTCTTTTTATTGTTAAATCAGCTAATGTTTTTTGGTATTTCCCTTACATGCTTTTTTTTGGTATAATAACGGCATTTATAAACGCAACAATTGTGAACTATATTTTAAGGAGTGTGAACCTTGATAGATTCAAAAGTTGAATTAGTTTTGGGATCCTCATCCCCTCGAAGGCAAGAACTTTTAAAATTAATAACAAAAAGTTTCTCGATCAGAACAGCCAATACTGACGAAGCTTATAATTCTGCAGCACCTTCTGAAATTGTACAAGAAATTTCATATAAAAAAAGTAAAAATATAGAAATTTCACCGGAAGAACTTCTCATAACGGCTGATACTATAGTAACTTTGGATGGAAAAATATTTGGAAAGCCTCACGACTATGATGAAGCTTTCAACATGCTTCAAACTTTATCAAATAAAACTCATTGTGTTTACACAGGGATAACTTTAAGGTCACTAAAAAAATTAGTTTCTTTTTATGAAGTTTCGAAGGTTACTTTTTATAAACTAGATGAAGAAGTGATAGATTTTTATATAAAAAATAACAGTGTCTTTGACAAAGCAGGAGCTTATGCTATTCAAGATTTTGCTGCTGTTTTTGTAAAAAAAATAGAAGGTGATTACTATAACATAATGGGTCTTCCATTAGCAAAACTATATTGGCAATTGAGACAAATTTTGGCAACCTTATAAAATTATTCCAAAAATTTCTATCAAAAATCAGAAAAGGAGAAAATAATGGAAGATGAACTAAAACCAAGAGAGAAGCTAGAAAAATATGGCCCACAATCTCTCAAAGACGAGGAATTAATTGCTATCATCCTAAGACATGGAATAAAAAATTATAACGTATTTGATGTGTCTGAACAGATATTGAAAAAATATAAAACATTGAGCCATTTGGTCGATATATCACTTGAAGAAATATCAAAAGAAAAAGGAATAGGAAAGGTTGGCGCAATAAATCTAAAAGCTGCATTAGAAATAGGGAAAAGGTATCACCTTCAGAAGTTGCGTCAAAAGTACCAAAAGATCACATCTCCAAAAGAGGCATACCATGTTTGTGAGGACATGATATATCTAACCAAAGAAACCGTGAGAGCTATTTTTTTAGATTCTAAACTTCACATCATTACTATTAAAGACATTTCCAATGGAACTGTAAATATGTCAATTGCTCACCCGAGAGATATTTTTAAAGAAGCTATAATGTACAACGCTGTATCGTTCATTTTAGTACACAATCACCCGTCAGGGGATCCCACACCAAGTATGCACGATATGGAC
Protein-coding sequences here:
- the radC gene encoding RadC family protein → MEDELKPREKLEKYGPQSLKDEELIAIILRHGIKNYNVFDVSEQILKKYKTLSHLVDISLEEISKEKGIGKVGAINLKAALEIGKRYHLQKLRQKYQKITSPKEAYHVCEDMIYLTKETVRAIFLDSKLHIITIKDISNGTVNMSIAHPRDIFKEAIMYNAVSFILVHNHPSGDPTPSMHDMDITKKIMESGEILGINMNDHIIIGKDSFFSFSLDRSEKID
- a CDS encoding valine--tRNA ligase, coding for MDIGKRYMPHELENKWYKIWEESHSFEPIEGNGKFSIVIPPPNITGKIHIGHALNIVLQDISVRYNRMKGKETVWIPGEDHAGIATQHVVEQYLLKEEGKRKEDYTREEFLKITWDWANKYRNHIREQIKALAASVDWSRERFTLDEGLNQAVKKVFVSLYNEGLIYKGKYIVNWCPSCGTVLADDEVEHSEEKGKLWYIKYPLENTQNYVTVATTRPETMLGDTALAVNPSDERYKNLVGKTSILPNVGRKLKIIADPYVDPNFGTGVVKVTPAHDPNDYQIGLRHNLERIQIIDESAKINQNGGKYAGLDRYIARERIVEDLKKNGFLEKEEDYTHSVGHCYRCGTVIEPLLMDQWFVKMKPLAEKAIQVVENDEIKFYPERWKKVYLNWMYEIRDWCISRQLWWGHRIPVWYCQNCGHVNVSEEDVKTCEKCGSTDLKQDEDVLDTWFSSALWPFSTMGWPEETEDLKKYYPTDLLVTGFDIIFFWVARMIMMGEKFMGEKPFHDVYLHQLVRDKYGRKMSKSLGNGVDPLEVINEYGTDPVRFTLSVLAAQGRDIKLDVGSFDAYRKFANKIWNAARFVLLNMEDYEKTVLKDEDLKIEDKWILTRLNSTVMEITKDLEGYNYDQAARKLYDFFWNELCDWYIEASKNRLNSSGKDKLIVQNVILQVLDSSLRLLHPFMPYISEELWQKLPIEKDSQLLVKAKWPEPNEDNIYPKAEKIFSKVMELVKGIRNVKAEMDIPQTQKVDLKYKIITEKDDFIEDNINLIEHLAFLKDITQTEMKPAKSATAYVNESVEAYIPLGDYIDIETEKVRLTKKLDKLTKDIEVYKKKLSNKNFVEKADPDVVEKTKEDLIESEKKYQKLQALLKEIS
- a CDS encoding MFS transporter, yielding MTKYAKTRVLSIFEAGSYNAFFIGTQGFIFTTLALYFNASPLFISIMTSFPIIAQMFQIFSSRINQIIGSKKKSLVINAFISRTLFVLLPVFIFFEVRSEYIILIIILLFSFFGTFVGNTWTVLIKSVVPFEQRGKYFGLRNIFSSITGIIMLYLYSLFLEFPNFKTGLLLVTSFMAFFSILSAVLLMKHEFPEESEKISSFNLNIFVPFKDRNFRNFLVFMFVWSFAIEFARPYFSYYEVAILNINYQFLGNMGILTSVISIFLYLLYGAVADRFGSKNVLSLGILLSTFSPMMYFLMNASNYRSILFLNAIFSAFAWSAINLAIFNLLLEISKEPSENYIAANSFIAGSAAIVGSLSGGFLANNLKNVEIHFMGDPYHGIQLIFIIGFIIRIISVILLTEVEAMEKPIRYKGIFSPEAALFKRREINLPFDLFKRNRKKIKKSELPSPVDVEREDENQEILNDAKEDKE
- the amrA gene encoding AmmeMemoRadiSam system protein A is translated as MSKHHPYVIWARKVIETYVKEKRKIDFDETLPKDLFNKKRGCFVSLHKTSGELRGCIGTIVPVYDNLILEIRENAIAAATSDPRFPPLSPKELDDLVISVDVLSDLEKVDDINELDPKTFGIVVKSGYKKGVLLPDLEGVDTVEEQLRIVKLKVGIYKDEPIEIYKFTVERFF
- a CDS encoding Maf family protein, whose protein sequence is MIDSKVELVLGSSSPRRQELLKLITKSFSIRTANTDEAYNSAAPSEIVQEISYKKSKNIEISPEELLITADTIVTLDGKIFGKPHDYDEAFNMLQTLSNKTHCVYTGITLRSLKKLVSFYEVSKVTFYKLDEEVIDFYIKNNSVFDKAGAYAIQDFAAVFVKKIEGDYYNIMGLPLAKLYWQLRQILATL
- the amrS gene encoding AmmeMemoRadiSam system radical SAM enzyme is translated as MKINSLFYEEFKEDILKCTLCPHQCILYPGKIGICSVRQNIKGEMYSLNYNDVTSIALDPMEKKPLFHFHPGEKILSLGTWGCNLKCSFCQNYEIAQLKPPYQKKIYPNAIPSLMENYDVQGVAYTYSEPIVWYEFVLDSSREVKYANPDNYNVLVTNGFINEKPLRLMLQYIDAMNIDLKVYSDKNYIKILKGGLEPVKRTIKIAHEEGIHTEVTTLIVPKVNDNLDELEEEFSWLANISKDIPLHLSRYFPAFEYNEPPTDINFLEKAYELAKKYLNFVYLGNILSSAHEDTYCPDCGTLIIQRKGYDIKIENLNENGECKNCDKKICIV
- a CDS encoding NusG domain II-containing protein, encoding MKFTKKNDLYLLIVVILLVLVMIFMNASPNQGIIGAEVHLKGDQILQITKEGTYSVINDEGELLMNVEYVDQRIRVTDSSCPLKVCENTGWVENPNQPIICIPNEIIVKPLGTQNGEGIDIYTW
- a CDS encoding Gx transporter family protein — its product is MVKRTKTISHIAILTALASAIYYVESFLPMPVSVPGARWGFSNFPLLLSVVSGISVTNTLYIALLKTLLGSILSGRFLSPMFWMGLGGSLASALSMSLFFKFTNKFGILGISEIGAFFSNAVQLIIASLFIVKSANVFWYFPYMLFFGIITAFINATIVNYILRSVNLDRFKS
- a CDS encoding FAD:protein FMN transferase translates to MHSLRVYLYIIALGVGIFLLSLLLFSKPTPVYEEKEVPVLGTIVRVKVAGDKVSSNVLLNTAEQELYRIHNKFSPNVESSVVHKLNTDGRVEVDEEALFLFQAAYNYAVITGGAFDPTVRPLLKLWGFDDINSQKKVPTQEEINKALENVDYRFIKVDEKNREISLLKDGVEVDLGGIAKGYAIDLVIQKIKGIDPEATGFVDAGGDIGIIGPKFGELPWVIGIRDPFSQDALKSIDTIYLTSGAVVTSGDYERFFTEDGKKYHHIIDPEDGYPARNASSVTVIAEKAMIADVFSTALFVLGYDNPALDYFTDFGIQAFVISPAGESVQTKGFDYFREKM